The genomic DNA GAACCGAAAGCTGGCACAGTTCGGCAGTGGCACATCGTACAGCTTCGCATCGTACCGGCGGGCCGTCCGGGTGTTCATCAGCGGCAACGCCGACCGGATACCCTGCAGTATCGTTTCCACATCCTCCGGCTCCTTCAGACTATTGGAGTAAAACCGAGGCCAGTGCAGCGGATTGCAGCTTTTCAGGCGCAGATAACCTTTCGACTTCGGATGCAGCAACACGATGTTGACCGTCATTGCGTCCCGCTCGTTCGCTTCCAACGGTTTATAGATGCTGTAAATCGTGTCCGTCAACCGGAACCCGCTCCGAATGCCGCTGCCATGATCGGCGGCCTGCGACCCACCGGTCAGAATGTACTCAATGTTGGGCAGGGTGGCCGGTGTGGCCGCACTTTCGGGGTTGGTGGTGTTGCGGATGAAGGCCACCGCTTCGACGCCACCTGTCACCGTCATCGGTCCTTGGCCTTGCAGAAACGACAGAAAGGCATCCAGCGTAAGGACGTTGTCACCGTGCAGTGAAAGGTTCGTCGTGTTGGTCACGAATGCTAGCCCGGTAAAGTAGATGTGATCGTACAGCGTCTGTCCGACCGGTAGGTCCTTTAGCACGGGAATCCCAATCTCCTGCAGATGATCCTTCGGTCCGACACCGGACAGCATCAGTAGCTGCGGTGTTTGCAGTGCACCGGCGGTGAGTAGAATTTCTTTTTCCGCGTAAACCGTGTAGCGGTTGCGATCCTTAATAAACTCCACACCATACGCTTGCTGGGTCGTCGGATCGATCAGTACACGTGTTGCCCGTGCATTGGTAAGTATGTGAAGATTCGGACGATCGAGTATCGGCTCGAGGAATGCGGTGTATGCCGTCAGTCGGCGACCGTTTCGAACGTTTGACTGAATGTACGATGCACCGATCTGTGACTCTCCGTTGTAATCCACACTTTCCAGACCGAGTTCACGCCACGCATTCACGAACAGTTTCGCCAACCGGGTACGGTAGGGCAGATATCGTACATCCAGATTACCATCCGTACCGTGATACTTGCTCACCTCACGAAGGTATGATTTTTCTGACTTCATAAAGTAAGGCAGTATCTCGTCGTAGGACCATCCTTCATTACCGGCCGCTGCCCATTGGTCGTAGTCGTACTTGTTTCCCCGCACGTACATCATGTAATTGATCAGCGTTGAGCCACCGAGACCCTTGCCGCGTGGATAGCTACACCGTTGATCTTTCATTCCTGTGAAGATATCGTAATATTACTGTACAGCTTTCTGTCACGCATCCACATCGCATTCACATATCCTTACCCCAACAGGAATAGTTCTGCGGTTCGGCAAGATATCCCCAGTTATAGCTAGTTGACTGTAGGTACGCCGAAAAGATGGGCACCTGCACGAACAGATTTTCCTGCTCACCAGCCTCTATCAGCAGCACGTTCCAATCCTTTATCTCACTCAACCGATTGGCTAACAAGCATCCCGAAGGACTTGCACCGACTATTACAAAATCATACTTCTTCAACAATTGCGCTTGCTTGATACTGTTCTCCTGGAGTGATCGCACATTTGCCGAATCACTATCCTCAGAACCACTCGCATCCGGACACTGGCACACCGAGCATCTTACCAccagacacaaacacaacagaaccaccaacagcaaccgACTAACTCTATTGCACAATATTATTGTACTCATCTTACTAATGCTGCCCACTGCAGGTCCTATACTACAAACCAACCCCGAAAAAAGCGGTCAACTCCACTCGGTGTCCGGAGCGATACTAAACCTCGTTAGTTTGATCTTGTTAACACTactggtgtttttttgtcaaaTCCTACGCTACTCGTGCGTGTTTCCTTCTATCTCTATCCTGACCGGTTGCATATCGTGACACTCGCCCAAAACCAAACAGCGGTTCGCTTAGATTTCCAAAAGCATCTCACTATCTCACCGCTTTCCGCACCAACGATTTACCATGCTCACCCTTCGCACGGTGCATATACCGAGCGTGGTGGAGGGatgataaaacacacacacacacgcgcgcgggGCAGAGCAACCACAACAAAAGCTACCCCAAATGGTCATTGCAGTTGAGGATCATAAAAATTCCGCGACCACCGTGCGGTGAGGTTAGGCTGAGTGGTGCTTTCCTGTAACGCGTAGCTCCACCAGATACGTCACGGTCACGCACACATCGTCGGTAGTGCAGGAtctgatttaaaaaaaataacacccgTATCTTGTTTGCTTTATATTTCAGGGTGCGTTTAAAGGGGACACTCAATCGAATATGAATCGTTAAAAAATCGAATATCAAGATCGAAGCGTTTTAAACCGGGCTCTCTTAGTGGGCTatcttgtaaaaaaaaaacagtagtTCTGATTGTGATCTCATACTAGTGTTGAAACTGTTCACATCatattgcttttgtttttagtaAGAGCTGTATCCATATACAATAAAGGTATTGTAGTTCATAATATGAGTATCCAGCACAGCCATTACATCTTGGAGAGTCTTCATTGGATTTTGGAGTACGAGTGCACTGTAAGACAAATCATCTGCGTCCGTTGAAAATCACAGGCCTACCCACGGAACACGGAAGGAATGTAAAAAAGCATTAACATTACACATGGATTTAATGTTCCTCACTACGATACGGAACATCTTGTACTGCAGGAAACCCATATGTCCACCGTGCACATCTTGTCTTTGTTGTTCGTCATGGCGAGGCGTTTTACCGGTTTGCCCGAGCAGCTACCATTGTCGGGGCTCTCGCTGTAGACAAGAACCTTGACATAAGCCTAGCACACTCGGAATCCAAACTGTCAATGGTCTGATTAGCAACCGTTCGATTTCGTATCGTACAACACACGAAAAACTTCACTAGAATCGTTGCTGGGGTTTGGGATAATACCCTGCAACACCATTTAACCGGCTTGGTAGCCTCAACGATTAGTGGGTCAACGGTGTTGGCagtttttaagtttttgtCGCATGTTCCAGCAAATACTGGTTTCAAAATTCACGAATGCCGACAGGTGAATGTACTATTTGATTTCACTTCAGCCTGAGAGCAGCTTCCAACAGTCTACGGGAATGGACTATTGCAAAGTACGTGTCCGTTTTGGGGCTAAACATAAAATCAATGTACAGCACCATCGAGAACTCGATCGTTAAAATGTTTATGTATCTTCAATTTTTTGCTTCTAAGGATATccaagtaaaatatttttaggaCCCATTCCATCACGTTTGCTCACGTTTCTGTCGAATCGTAAGTGACTAGCGAAATTGGATGGGAAATCTTCGTTTTCTAAGCATCTTGATCGAAATACTATCTCGGTTGGAATCGGTGTTCGGCAGATGATACCTTCACTGACGACACATCACTAAAAGGCACAGGTTGATGTTACACAGCCGTGGAGCATGGTACCCTTCACAGCACCGCTCTTTTTTTTATCAGCATGCCAAATCGAACGTAGAAGAGCGGCTCAAATATTTTGCACCCGAGTGTTACGGACTAATTGGTCGAATTCGGCCGGGCTGTTCGGCAGGAAGGTCGTCGTACGAATGCTTTTACGTTTATGTAACAAGCTGTCACCAGCTTACCAGACACCGGTGCTATCCAGCTGCGTCCAGTATTGCGTAGttgctaccgttgctgaaCTTGAAACCATCTAACGTGACCTACCCTAAAGCACGCCCACGCGagacctgtttttttttcgtttggtttggaaGGATTGGGAAATAGTGCGGTGCGTCTTACCGGTGACAACATCACAACCCTGAACGATTGATATCTGCTGTAAAAGCAGTGACAGCTGGAAAACCGTCATCAACGATTGATTGTTTGGTTTCTCGCACCGGTACGGCGGAAACTAAGACACGGTCTAGATCCTTTGCAGCAGTCTTGATAAACTTGAACAAATGtcctcaaaaataaaaaagttgaaTTAGTTGATGGCGTCTGATAAATTCAGCAAGAATTGTGAGTGCAAATCCTTCGTACCAGAAGCCTTCACGCTTCAGCAAATTTTGTTCCGGAGAGTTATAAATATAACGAATAATGTACTTGTCTTGAACTGTCCGATGACTCACGTTCAAAGTAATGATAAGCCAGAATCGTCGACTGCTTCTACTTCTACTTTGATATTGCAACCccaagaggtcttggcctaTCATTTGTGGCCtacttgacttgatttaatccccatagttggatagtcagtcctgagtACCGACGAGAATCGACgtccggtcctgtcgtgtgaagagcGGCGTCGCTACAATCTCAGCCACCATAGGTGGATTAAGAGGCATAAACGGCCCAAGCCAGAATAGttagaaaaaataattcaaatagaATAAAACGCTCATTGTATGAATCATTGCTTCAAAAAACTAAGATCTGTATGTTTAGGATGATCTTCATTAAATTATCACCCCAGGATTCCTTCGTTAGCATTCCGGTGGTCTGGACTTCGCTATCCGCTCCACTCAGAATCACCTATCGTAATTCGCAGCCGAGAAAACAGGTTTTCAACACTCATCTTACGTTTATCACATCAAATGCGTAACGTACTGTTGGTTCAACTGGTGGAAAAGTATCGCAACAGCTTCAGTGCCTCTTATTTGCCAGCAAAATGTTTGAAGGGCGCCATTTTTGTCTAAAAAAGTTTCATTATATACTTACACTGCGCGTACGAAACCGAAACCAATTCCAAATTCGTTTGTATAGGAAGTTTGTAGAATAAACAAAACGAGACAAAATGCTAATATTTCCGTTATATTCCAGAAACCTGCTAAATACTTCCAACGCTCGCAATCGCGCTCTAGGGAATATCAAAGCCAGAATCAAACAACAAAGTGACCGAAGAATGGCAAATGCGGCGACGCGGTTGTTCTGTTCCCCGGGCATTAACAGTTGGCTTTCGATCGTCTAGACGATCGAATCGTGAATCTATTCTACCGGTACGGGTTGGTTTCGTGAAGTTTATCACATCCGTTACCTGCAGTGATCTCTTGGTGCGTTCCGAAAAAAGGCATGCATTGGCTCGGCAGTACACCGTTCCTGATCGTTGCTGCCGTTGTAGGCGTCGCACAATCCTTTTTGTGGTGGCCACTCTACATCAAAAAGCACCAATGGctgcacagcaacaacaacaacattttgCTTCCAACGGCGCCATCGTTCCCACCAGAATCGCCaaagccgccgccgccgccggcgCCGCCATCAAGTCTACCAGGTAGACTTCACGCGCGCGGGCACGACTCGCGATAATGTCAAGCGCCGAATAAACGTGTCAATGAACTTTGTCGCTTAATTCACAGATGCGGTGGTGAGCTATAGGACAGTGTACGATTTTGTAGTTGTTGGCGGTGGTACGGCTGGTTCGGTTATCGCTGCCCGGTTGGCCGAGTTACAGCAGTGGAATATATTGCTAGTTGAAGCTGGTGACGGTCCGAAAGATGGCCAGGATGTAAGCTGGAATGTTAGAGCAGAACCTCAGATGCACGCATGTCACGGTGAGCAAGTGACGTGGAGATCACTTTTTTTGACTATCCTCATTCTTTCACACTCCTCATTTGCATACAGGAGCACGCGATCACCGGTGCGAAATACCGGCCGGTAAGGGCCTGGGAGGAAATACTCTGATCAACAACATGCTGTACGTCAGGGGAAGTGGAGAAGATTATGATACGTGGGCCAGGCAAGGCAATACGGAATGGTCCTATCGGAACTTACTGCCATACTTCTTAAAACTCGAAAATTATCGCTACAACGTTTCAACCGACTTTACCGTGCGGCAACAGCGTGGTAAAGGTGGACCGGTTCCGATATTCCGATTGGACGACAAATCCTCCCTCGTACAAACGTTTGTGGCCGCTTGCAATCGTTTCGGTTTAAGAACGACCGATTACAACACCGAAACGAACCAAACCGTCGATTACGTACAGGTAACAAATCGCCGCGGAAGACGCATTACAGCTACCGACGCGTACATTCGTCCCTACAAGCAACTTTTTACCAACCTACATATAATGACGTCAGCACGAGTTACCAAGGTGTTAATCAACTCCCGGACCAAGCAAGCGGTAGGCGTGAAAGTACTTGTTAAAGGCCAGGAACGTAAAATACGTGCAACGAAAGAGGTAATCCTTTCGGCAGGACCCATCTTTACCCCACAACTCCTACTATTGTCCGGTGTTGGGCCAAAAGAGCAGCTGGATGGGCTGGGCATACCGGTGCGTGAAGATCTACCGGTCGGTAAAAATATGAACCTTCGATTCGTATCGTTTCCTATACATCTTGCAACGAATAGAACGTTACCGTCAGCTGTATCACCAAAGAAGTTGGAAGCAATAGCATTTCTAAACACTGCACCACAAACCAACCCTACCGAACCGAGTCATGAGATCCTGTTCCAGTATGAACCAAAAGATACACGAGAGTATTTCTCACTCGGCCTCATCCACTTAAAGCCGGCATCGAAAGGTTTCCTGAAGCTTAGCACAACGAACCCTAGCGATAACCCGTTAGTTTACACAAATTTTCTTTCGGATCCAAACGATATAGAAGACATTTTGCGCGGTATCAAGGAATGTCTCAAGTTGCTTCACAGTGAGGAGTTTGCAAAGCTTGGTTTACGGACAAGAAAACTACAAGCTCCGCCTTGTGATCAactacggtacggtacggacGATTACTGGCGCTGTGTGGTACGGCACGTAGGCCATGCAGCAGATCAACCGTACGGCACCTGTCCGATGGGTAGGAGAGAAAACGGTCAATCCGTCGTATCGCCAGAGTTAAAAGTACATGGCATTGAAAACCTTCGAATAGTTGATGCGAGTGTTATGCTGCCGGTCTCCAACGGTCATACACAGGCTACGGTGTACATGATAGCGGAAAAGGCGTCTGATATGATCAAAAATGCTTGGGACTGGGGCAACGAACTAGAACACAGCTTGGATCTGCCTTTACGTTTAAgtccagcagctgcagcattCGATTGAAACACGGTtgcccctaaatgtatgcagcAAGCATTACACACGTGAAGCGTTTCCAGAACTGGTATAATTCAAAGCGAGGGTAATTTGAAACCGCTTTACTAAGGTTAGAATTAACggaaaaaataattgtaaatgACTAGGTGTTTAGTGGAAAAAGCTGCTTAATTATAACATAACGTTTGTTTTAAAGAAATCCTCCAAACGATTAGAAAGATTGCCACAAGtaataaaatttgttaaaataatCTAGACAAAAACAAGTTATAAGGCCCAAAACcaagaaataaattatttcctATGAGGTACTAATCAAAGTGGCTTGCAACATAACATACGTGTCATGAACTATAGTCATGTTTTGGTTTGCCGCATTTACATTTCCGGAGCAAAATGTAACCTTCAGCCATGATTAAACGCTTGGATCCAAGGCATCGCACCGTCTTGTCAAGAGCTATGTTAAATAGACCATAAACATACAGTAcctgaaaagaaaacaaagaggaaaattatttatttattttatttatt from Anopheles stephensi strain Indian chromosome 2, UCI_ANSTEP_V1.0, whole genome shotgun sequence includes the following:
- the LOC118502630 gene encoding glucose dehydrogenase [FAD, quinone]-like gives rise to the protein MHWLGSTPFLIVAAVVGVAQSFLWWPLYIKKHQWLHSNNNNILLPTAPSFPPESPKPPPPPAPPSSLPDAVVSYRTVYDFVVVGGGTAGSVIAARLAELQQWNILLVEAGDGPKDGQDVSWNVRAEPQMHACHGARDHRCEIPAGKGLGGNTLINNMLYVRGSGEDYDTWARQGNTEWSYRNLLPYFLKLENYRYNVSTDFTVRQQRGKGGPVPIFRLDDKSSLVQTFVAACNRFGLRTTDYNTETNQTVDYVQVTNRRGRRITATDAYIRPYKQLFTNLHIMTSARVTKVLINSRTKQAVGVKVLVKGQERKIRATKEVILSAGPIFTPQLLLLSGVGPKEQLDGLGIPVREDLPVGKNMNLRFVSFPIHLATNRTLPSAVSPKKLEAIAFLNTAPQTNPTEPSHEILFQYEPKDTREYFSLGLIHLKPASKGFLKLSTTNPSDNPLVYTNFLSDPNDIEDILRGIKECLKLLHSEEFAKLGLRTRKLQAPPCDQLRYGTDDYWRCVVRHVGHAADQPYGTCPMGRRENGQSVVSPELKVHGIENLRIVDASVMLPVSNGHTQATVYMIAEKASDMIKNAWDWGNELEHSLDLPLRLSPAAAAFD
- the LOC118502623 gene encoding glucose dehydrogenase [FAD, quinone]-like, whose product is MSTIILCNRVSRLLLVVLLCLCLVVRCSVCQCPDASGSEDSDSANVRSLQENSIKQAQLLKKYDFVIVGASPSGCLLANRLSEIKDWNVLLIEAGEQENLFVQVPIFSAYLQSTSYNWGYLAEPQNYSCWGMKDQRCSYPRGKGLGGSTLINYMMYVRGNKYDYDQWAAAGNEGWSYDEILPYFMKSEKSYLREVSKYHGTDGNLDVRYLPYRTRLAKLFVNAWRELGLESVDYNGESQIGASYIQSNVRNGRRLTAYTAFLEPILDRPNLHILTNARATRVLIDPTTQQAYGVEFIKDRNRYTVYAEKEILLTAGALQTPQLLMLSGVGPKDHLQEIGIPVLKDLPVGQTLYDHIYFTGLAFVTNTTNLSLHGDNVLTLDAFLSFLQGQGPMTVTGGVEAVAFIRNTTNPESAATPATLPNIEYILTGGSQAADHGSGIRSGFRLTDTIYSIYKPLEANERDAMTVNIVLLHPKSKGYLRLKSCNPLHWPRFYSNSLKEPEDVETILQGIRSALPLMNTRTARRYDAKLYDVPLPNCASFRFGTDDYWRCAIRTQTTSIHHQISTCKMGPSSDPTAVVSSQLKVYGVNRLRVADVGVIPYPTSGHPTATAYMIGEKLSDLIKTEWLGQNIPTATGT